ATGTACGTCATCGCGGAGCGCACCGCACGCGGACCCGCCTGCAGCGTGATGAGGACGTACGAGGCGGTGAGCATCACCTCGAACGCCACGAACAGGTTGAACAGGTCGCCGGTGACGAACGCGAACGACACCCCGGCGGCCAGGACCAGGTAGGCGGGGTGGAACACGTACCGGACCCGGCGGGTGCCCGGGCCGGTGGCGGCGTCCGCGATGCCCTGGCCCAGGGCGTAGAGCAGGACGAGCAGCAGGACGACGCCGGAGACGAGCAGCAGCAGGGCGGACAGCCGGTCCGCGACGAGGGTGATGCCGAACGGGGCCGGCCAGCCGCCGGCCTGGACGGCGAGAGGTCCGTCGGCGTCCACCCGGACCAGCAGCAGGAGCGCGTCCACGGTGACGACGACGAGCGTGCCGACCGTCAGCACGCGCTGGGTGCGAGAGGCACCGCCGAGCAGCAGTGCGACGGCGGCGGCCAGGACCGGACCGAGGACGGGCAGGGCGACGGCCACGCCGGGGGGGACGGCGCGGGCCAGCTCGAGCAGGACGCCGGTCACGGGTGCTCCGCCAGCCGGGCGATCCTGCGGTCCTCCACGTCGTCCTGGACGGCGTCGTCCCGGGTCAGGACGAAGCTGCGGTAGGCCAGTGCCAGCAGCAGGGCGCTGACGGCGAAGGAGATCACGATGGCGGTCAGCGCGAACGCCTGGGGCAGCGGGTCGGCCACGCCCTCGGGCAGCGACCCGTCCGCGGCGACGAAGGGCGGCTCGCCGGCGCGACCGCCCGCGACGAGCAGCAGCAGGTTCCCCCCGTGCGTGATCATCGTCAGGCCGATGAGCACCCGGGTCAGGGCCCGCTGCAGGAGCAGGAACGTGCCGGCTCCGAACAGGACGCCGACGACCAGCGCCATGACCAGGCTCCCGCCGGTCGGTGCGAGCACGACGCTCTCCGGGGGTGGGACGGCGGTCAGCAGCGGTGTCACGGGCGCACCTGCCCCTCGGCCTGCTCGCTCTGCTCGGTGCCGGCCTGCTCGCTCTGCTCGGTGCCGGCCTGCTCGCTCTGCTCGATGCGGCCCAGCGCGGACGTCGCCTGCGACCCGAGCGTGGACAGGACGGTCAGCACGATCCCCACGACGATGAGGAACACCCCGGTGTCGAAGACCAGGACGGACGTCAGCGGCAGCCTCCCCAGGACCGGGATCGTCAGGTAGGTGTAGCCGCTCTCGAGCACCTGGCCGCCGCTGAACCAGGGCACGACGGCGGCCAGCGAGGCGACGAGCAGCCCCAGCCCGAGCACCTTCTCTGGCCGGAACCGCAGCGACCCCTCGCGCTGCTGGCCGCCGGCGAGGTAGCGCAGCACGAAGGCGGACCCCGCGACCAGGCCGCCGATGAACCCGCCGCCGGGGGAGTTGTGGCCGGAGACGAGGAAGAACAGGCTCGTGGCGAGGATGGCGTGGAACACCAGCCGGACGCTCGACTCGAGGACGACCGAGCGCTGCGGGCCCTGTGCCCCGGCGGGGCGGGGCGGGGTCACCGGGGCACCTCCGCCGGGTCGGGCTCGTCGTTCGGCTCAGGGCGCGCCGGGCGGGGCGGGCGGGCGGTGAGGACGAGGGCGGCGATCCCCAGCGCCGCGGTGAGCACGACGGTGACCTCCCCGAGGGTGTCGAGCCCGCGGAAGTCCACGAGGATGACGTTGACGACGTTCTTGCCGGCGGCCTCCGGGGCTGAGCGGGCCAGCAGCTCCTCGCTGACCCCTGGCCTGGTCCGCACGCTCGTCGCGGCCAGCGTGGCGACGGTGACGAACACTCCGACGGCAGTGGCGACCGCCGCCCGCACCACCTGCGCCCGCCGGTGCACCGACGGCGGGAACCGCCGCGGCAGCAGCCGCAGGACCAGCAGGAAGACGACGAGGGACAGGGTCTCGACGAGGAACTGCGTCAGAGCCAGGTCGGGGCCACCCTGCAGGACGTAGAGCAGCGCGACGCCGTACCCGACCGCACCGAGCAGCAGCACCGCGGTGAGCCGTCCGCGAGCGCGCGCGGCCCCCACTGCCGCGGCGGCGACGAGCGCGCCGACGCCGAGCTGCAGGGGGGTGTCGACGAGCACGGTGCCGGACAGGTCGACGCCGTACCACAGCAGCGCCGCCCCTGGCAGCACCGCGGCCGTGGTCGCGATCACGCCGAGGTAGACCGGCAGGGAGCCGCTCTGGGTCCGGCCGGTGACGTCGTCGGCGAGCCGGTCGACGACGCGGACGGTGCCGGCGTAGCCACGGTCCGCGTCCAGCGCCGCGGGTACCGCTCGGGCGAACCGCTCCTGCGCGCCGGCGAACCCCGCACGCACGGCGAACAGGGCGGCACCGGCGGCCAGCGCGGTGAGCGACAGGACGAGCTCGAGGTTGATCCCGTGCCACAGGGCGAGGTGGGCCGGCTCGGCGCCGGGGTAGGCGGCGGACACCCCGGACGCGAGGTCGTCGGCGAGCGAGGGCACGACGCCGAGCAGGACGCTGACGGCGGACAGCGCGACCACCGGGGCGACCAGGCCGGTCCCGGGCCCGTGGACGGCGTCCGGGTCGACGGTGCCGGACGCCGGGGCGGCGTCCGGGTCCTGGTCGGGCAGGTCCTTGTCACCGAAGGCGCCCCACCAGAACCGCAGCGAGTAGGCGAGGGTCAGCGCGCTGCCGACGACCAGTCCCGCTGCCGCGGCTGCGGGGAACACCCCTTCGGTGCCCAGCACAGCGGCGAGCACGGCCTCCTTGGCGACGAACCCCAGCAGCAGCGGCACCCCGCCCATCGACAGGGCGGCGACGGCGGCAGCGGTCGCCAGCACCGGCATCTTGCGGCGCAGACCGCTGAGCCGGCGCAGGTCGCGGCTGTGCGCGGCGTGGTCGACGGCACCCACGGTGAGGAACAGCGCCGACTTGGCGAAGCCGTGGGCCAGCAGCAGGACGGCGAGCGCGACCGCTGCCTCCGGCGTGCCCCAGGCGGCAACCGCCATGAGGAACCCGAGCTGGCTGACCGTGGAGAAGGCGAGCAGCCGCTTGAGGTCGTGCTGGCGCAGGGCCCGCCACCCGCCGACGACCATGGTGGCCACGCCGACGGTGACCAGCAGCGGCCGCCACCAGCCGACGTCGGTGAACGCCGGGGAGAAGCGGGCGACGAGGTAGATCCCGGCCTTGACCATCGCCGCCGCGTGCAGGTACGCGCTGACCGGTGTGGGCGCGGCCATCGCGGCCGGCAGCCACGGGTGGAACGGCACCTGCGCCGACTTCGTCACCGCGCCGAGCAGGACGAGCAGCAGGGCGACCGGGACGACGCCTCCGGACGGCGGGTCGGCGAGGATCTCCGAGATCCGGGAGGTCCCCGCCGCCTGCGCCAGCGCGATCAGCCCGAGCAGCATGCTGAGCCCGCCCAGCACGGTGACGAGCAGCGCCTGCTGCGCCGACCGGCGCGAGGTCTCCTCCTCGTCGTCCAGGCCGACGAGCAGGTAGGAGGTGACCGTGGTCAGCTCCCAGAAGACGTACAGCAGGATGACGTCGTCGGCGAGGACCAGACCGAACATCGCGCCGGCGAACGCGGTGAGCATCCACACCATCCGGGCCAGCTTGGCGTCGTCCGCGGCGTACCAGGCGGTGTAGACGAAGATCGCGAAGCCGACGCCGCTGACCAGCACGAGCATGAGCAGCGCCAACGCGTCCAGCCGGAGAGCCACCCACAGGTCCAGCCCGGGGATCCACGGGACGACGGTGCGCAGCGCCTCTCCGGCGAGGACCTGCGGCGCGGCGGTGACGAGCAGGACGACCCCCGCGAGCGGCGCGAGCGCGGCGAGCAGGAACACCTTGGGCCCCAGTCGGCGGGACAGCGCGGGAGTGGCCGCCGCCAGCGCGGCGTGCAGGAGGAGGACGGCGAGCACGCGGCTCCCTTCGGTCCGGCTCGGCGGGCAGGGCTCAACGGGACGCCGACCAGTCTTCCCGGCACACCGCGGGCCACCCTACCGACGCGCGGTGAGGGCGGCCCGCGGTGTCCGACGCCAGGCGGGTGGGCGCGGCCTACTCCTGCGCGGTCGCGCCCGGAGTCGACATGCCCTTGGCGATGAGGTCCATCACCGTGGAGTCCGCGAGCGTCGTGACGTCCCCGACCTCGCGGTGCTCGGCGACGTCCCGGAGCAGCCGGCGCATGATCTTCCCCGAGCGGGTCTTCGGCAGCTCGGAGACCACCATGATCTGACGGGGCTTGGCGATCGCCCCGATCTCCTGCGCGACGTGCTGGCGCAGCTCCTCGACGATGTCCTCGCCGCCGTCCCCGGCCGAGCCCCGCAGGATGACGAACGCGCAGACGGCCTGGCCGGTCGTCTCGTCGGACGCGCCGACGACGGCGGCCTCGGCGACCTTGGGGTGCGACACCAGCGCGGACTCGATCTCGGTGGTCGACAGCCGGTGGCCGGAGACGTTCATGACGTCGTCCACCCGGCCGAGCAGCCAGATGTCGCCGTCCTCGTCCTTCTTCGCGCCGTCCCCGGCGAAGTACATGTTCTCGAACCGCGACCAGTACGTCTCCTTGTACCGCTCCGGGTCGCCCCAGATGCCGCGGAGCATGCCGGGCCAGGGCTCGGTGAGGACGAGGTAGCCGCCGCCGCCCGGGGGCACCGGCCGGCCGGTGTCGTCCACCACGTCGGCGCTGACGCCCGGCAGGGGCACCTGTGCGGAGCCGGGCTTGGCCGCGGTCACCCCCGGCAGCGGGCTGATCATGATCCCGCCGGTCTCGGTCTGCCACCACGTGTCGACGACCGGGGTCCGGTCGCCGCCGATGACCCGGCGGTACCAGATCCAGGCCTCCGGGTTGATCGGCTCGCCGACGCTGCCGAGCAGCCGCAGCGACGAGAGGTCGTACTGGGCCGGGACCTGCTCCCCCCACTTCATCATCGTCCGGATCAGGGTGGGGGCGGTGTACAGGATGCTCACGCCGTACCTCTGGACGATCTCCCAGAACCGGCCCTGGTGAGGGGTGTCCGGCGTCCCCTCGTACATGACCTGGGTGGCCCCGTTGGCCATCGGCCCGTAGACGATGTAGCTGTGCCCGGTCACCCAGCCGACGTCGGCGGTGCACCAGTAGACGTCCCGCTCCGGTTTGAGGTCGAAGACGACCCGGTGGGTGTAGGCGACGTGGGTGAGGTACCCACCGGTGGTGTGCAGGATGCCCTTGGGCTTCCCGGTGGTGCCCGAGGTGTAGAGGATGAACAGCGGGTGCTCGCTGTCGACGTCCACGGGATCGTGGGTCTCGGAGGCCGCGGCCAGGGCGTCGTGCCACCAGACGTCGCGGCCCTCGGTCCAGTCCACCTCCTGCCCCGTGCGCCGGACGACGAGCACGTGCTCGACGCTGTCGGCCCCCTTGGCCAGGGCCGCGTCCACGGCGGGCTTGAGCGCGGACGGCTTGCCGCGCCGGTAGCCGCCGTCCGCGGTGATGACGACGCGCGCCTCGGCGTCCTCGATCCGGCTGCGCAGGGCGTCGGCGGAGAACCCGCCGAACACGACCGAGTGCGGGGCGCCGATCCGGGCGCAGGCGAGCATGGCGACCGCGGTCTCCGGGATCATCGGCATGTAGATCGCGACCCGGTCGCCGGTGCGCACACCGAGGTCCGTCAGCGCGTTCGCGGCCCGGGACACCTCCCGCTGCAGGTCGGCGTAGGTGAGGTCGCGGGTGTCGCCCGGCTCGCCCTCGAAGTGCAGCGCGACCCGGTCACCCAGGCCCGCCTCCACGTGCCGGTCGACGCAGTTGTAGGCGGCGTTGAGCCGGCCGCCGACGAACCACTTCGCGAACGGGGCCTGGCTCCAGTCGAGGGTCTGGCCGAAGTCCTGGCTCCACGTCAGCAGCGAGCGGGCCTGGTCGGCCCAGAACCCCAGTCGGTCAGCCGCGGCGGCCTCGTAGAGGTCGGGGCCGGCGACGGCCTGCGCGGCGAACTCCTCGCTGGGCGGGAAGCGGCGGTTCTCCTGCAAGAGGTTCTCCAGGCCGGTCTGCTGGGTCATCGCATCCTCCGTCGCGTCGCGTCGCTCGATCGTGACTCGTGAGGCTAGTCACGGATCGGCCGGCCGGACAGTGGTGGACGGCGAGCGGCGCCGGTGCGTCGCTGGGCGGTCACCCGGTCACCCGGTCACCCGGTCACGTGTCACCCGGCGTTCCGGGGCGTGCAGGGCGACCATCGTGCGGCCGACGTGCGGCGGCACCCGCGAGCTGGTCGCCACCGAGACGACGACCATGACGGCGAACGCGGCGGGGACGGTCCACGCCGCCGGCTGGGCCAGCAGGGCGCCGGCCCAGCCGTCGAGCGGGCCGCGGAGCATGGTGGTGGTGACCGCCGCCCCGGCGAGCGTCCCGCCGGTGAGCAGCCCGGCGACCGCGCCGGTCGCGGTGAGCCCGCGCCACCAGATACCCAGCACGAGCAGGGGGCAGAACGTGGAGGCGGCCAGCGCGAAGGCGAGCCCGACGGTGTCCGCCAGGCCGACCCGGTAGGACAGCAGGGACAGCGTGAACGGGACGACGACGGCCAGCACGGCGGCGATCCTGAACAGTCGTACCGACGACGTCCGGAAGCGGTGCCCGCTCAGCGAGGACTCGGCCGGCAGCAGGTCCTGGCTGAGCACCCCGGCGACCGAGACGACGAGTCCGGAGGACGTGGACAGGAACGCCGCGAACGCCCCGGCGACGACGAGGGCGCCGACGAGGTCCGCCCACGGGTCCGGCAGCAGTCGCCCGGGCAGGGTGAGGACCACGGCGTCCGTGCGGCCGGTGAGCAGCAGGTCGGTGGCGTAGAGGCGCCCGAGCGCCCCGTACAGCGGGGGGAACAGGTAGAAGACCCCGAGCAGGCCGATCACGACGAGGGTGGTGCGCCGGGCGGCGACCCCGTCCCGGTTGGTGTAGAAGCGGACGAGCACGTGCGGCAGCCCCATCGTGCCGAGGAACAGGGCCAGCAGCAGCGAGTACGTCGCGTACAGCGGGTGCTCGCGCCCGGAACCCACCAGAGGCAGGGCCCACTCGTCCCCGGTGGTCGCCGTCAGCCGCTCCGCGTGCGGGACGACCTCCCCGGCCGGGACGGTGACCGTCGTCCCGGCGTCCAGGGACAGGCTGTCCCCGGCCGCCAGGGCGGTCCGGTCCCCGTCGACGAGGACGGTGGTCGCCTGGTCGGCGCGGATCTCGGTCCCCGACGGGAGGGTCACCGTCGTCGTCTCCCGGGCCACCGGCAGCTCGGCGCCCATCGGTGTGGGCGCGCCGTCGCCACGCCAGGCCAGCAGCAGCAGGACGAGCGGCACGGCCAGCGCGGTGAGCTTGAGCCAGTACTGGAACGCCTGCACCAGGGTGATCGAGCGCATCCCGCCGGCGAGCACGTTGAGCACGACGGTGGCGGCGACGAGGGCGGCGCCGACCCAGGCGGGTGCGCCGGTGACGGTCCGCAGCGCCAGCCCGGCGCCCTGCAGCTGCGGCAGCAGGTAGAGCACGCCGATGCCGACGACGAGGACCGAGGAGATCCGCCGGACGGCGCGGGACTCCAGGCGCTGCTCGGCGAAGTCCGGCAGCGTGTACGCCCCGGAGCGGCGCAGCGGCGCGGCGACGAGGACGAGCAGCACGAGGTAGCCCGCGGTGTACCCGACGGGGAACCACAGCATGTCGACGCCGCCGGCGAGGACGAGACCGGCGACCCCCAGAAAGCTCGCCGCCGACAGGTACTCCCCGCTGATCGCGGAGGCGTTCCAGCGCGGCGAGACCATCCGGCTGGCCACGTAGAAGTCGCTCGTCGTCCGGGACACCCGTAACCCGACCGCGCCGATCCCGACCGTCACGACGGTGACGACCACCACGGCCAGGACGCCGGCGGTCGGGGAGAGCACCTGGTCGGTCACCGGCGGTCCACGAGGTCGGTGAAGTCGCGCTCCGCGCGCTCGGCGGCCCGCACGTACGCCCACGCGACGACGGCGACGAACGGGTAGACGAGCAGGCCGAGCAGCAGCCAGGGGACGGGGACGCCGAGAACCTGCGCCGTGCGCAGGGCCGGGGCGACGGCGAACAGCAGCGGCAGGGCGCCGACGGTCAGCGCGAACGCGGCGAGGGTGGCCAGCGCCAGCCGTCGCTGGGTCCGCACCAGCGAGCGCATGAACACCTCGCCGACGCTGGTCTGCTCGTCGATGTCCCGGGCGACGGACCGCGTCGGCGGGCGCCGGGCGGCGCGCATCCGCGGGCTCGTCACCCGCACCCGCCGCTGGTCGTTCACCGGTCCCGGGCGAGGCTGCTGGGCCGCGCCAGCCGTGCCCGCAGGTCGCGGGTGTGCCGGCGACTGACCTGTAGCTCGGTGCCGCCGAGGCGCACCGTGCACCGCCCGCCGTCGGTGCGCACCTCGTCGACGTGGTCGAGCGAGACGAGCGTCGAGCGGTGGATCCGGACGAAACCTGCCTCGCCCCACCGCTCCTCGAGCGTGCTGAGCGGCACGCGGATGAGGTGGCTGCCGTCCTCGGTGTGCAGCCGGGCGTAGTCCCCCTGCGCCTCGACGTAGCGGACCTGCGAGCGCTGGACGAAGCGGGTCACGCCGCCGAGCTCGACTGGGATGGTCTCGTCGGCGGCGGCCGCACCGGCGGGCTCGGGCGTGCCGGCGTCGACGACGCGGCGCACCGCCTCGGCGAGCCGCTCCGCTCGCACCGGTTTCATCACGTAGTCGACGGCGCGTACCTCGAACGCGTCGACGGCGTGCTCGTCGTAGGCGGTGACGAAGACGACCTGCGGCCGGCGGGCGAAGCGGGCCAGCACCCGGGCCAGGTCCAGGCCGTCGAGCCCGGGCATCTTGATGTCGGAGAAGACGACGTCGACCGTGCGGGTCTCCAGCGCCTTGAGCGCCTCGGTGGCGCTGGAGGCCGTCGTCACCTCGGCGACCCGCGGGTCCCGGTCGAGCAGGTACGTCAGCTCGGACAGCGCGGGCAGCTCGTCGTCGACGACGAGTGCGCGCAGCGATGTGCCCTCGCTCACACCGGGGAGGGTAGTCGACGGTGGCCGGACGTCGAGGGGCTCAGCCGGCCCGGACGCCGGGCGCGTACTTGGGGACCCGGAACGACACCTTCGTCCCGGCGTCCGGGGCGGTCTCCACGACGAGGCCGTGGTCGTCGCCGAACACCTGCCGCAGCCGCGCGTCGACGTTGCCCAGCC
This DNA window, taken from Kineosporiaceae bacterium SCSIO 59966, encodes the following:
- a CDS encoding DUF4040 domain-containing protein → MLAVLLLHAALAAATPALSRRLGPKVFLLAALAPLAGVVLLVTAAPQVLAGEALRTVVPWIPGLDLWVALRLDALALLMLVLVSGVGFAIFVYTAWYAADDAKLARMVWMLTAFAGAMFGLVLADDVILLYVFWELTTVTSYLLVGLDDEEETSRRSAQQALLVTVLGGLSMLLGLIALAQAAGTSRISEILADPPSGGVVPVALLLVLLGAVTKSAQVPFHPWLPAAMAAPTPVSAYLHAAAMVKAGIYLVARFSPAFTDVGWWRPLLVTVGVATMVVGGWRALRQHDLKRLLAFSTVSQLGFLMAVAAWGTPEAAVALAVLLLAHGFAKSALFLTVGAVDHAAHSRDLRRLSGLRRKMPVLATAAAVAALSMGGVPLLLGFVAKEAVLAAVLGTEGVFPAAAAAGLVVGSALTLAYSLRFWWGAFGDKDLPDQDPDAAPASGTVDPDAVHGPGTGLVAPVVALSAVSVLLGVVPSLADDLASGVSAAYPGAEPAHLALWHGINLELVLSLTALAAGAALFAVRAGFAGAQERFARAVPAALDADRGYAGTVRVVDRLADDVTGRTQSGSLPVYLGVIATTAAVLPGAALLWYGVDLSGTVLVDTPLQLGVGALVAAAAVGAARARGRLTAVLLLGAVGYGVALLYVLQGGPDLALTQFLVETLSLVVFLLVLRLLPRRFPPSVHRRAQVVRAAVATAVGVFVTVATLAATSVRTRPGVSEELLARSAPEAAGKNVVNVILVDFRGLDTLGEVTVVLTAALGIAALVLTARPPRPARPEPNDEPDPAEVPR
- a CDS encoding DUF485 domain-containing protein, with amino-acid sequence MRAARRPPTRSVARDIDEQTSVGEVFMRSLVRTQRRLALATLAAFALTVGALPLLFAVAPALRTAQVLGVPVPWLLLGLLVYPFVAVVAWAYVRAAERAERDFTDLVDRR
- a CDS encoding cation acetate symporter, producing the protein MLSPTAGVLAVVVVTVVTVGIGAVGLRVSRTTSDFYVASRMVSPRWNASAISGEYLSAASFLGVAGLVLAGGVDMLWFPVGYTAGYLVLLVLVAAPLRRSGAYTLPDFAEQRLESRAVRRISSVLVVGIGVLYLLPQLQGAGLALRTVTGAPAWVGAALVAATVVLNVLAGGMRSITLVQAFQYWLKLTALAVPLVLLLLAWRGDGAPTPMGAELPVARETTTVTLPSGTEIRADQATTVLVDGDRTALAAGDSLSLDAGTTVTVPAGEVVPHAERLTATTGDEWALPLVGSGREHPLYATYSLLLALFLGTMGLPHVLVRFYTNRDGVAARRTTLVVIGLLGVFYLFPPLYGALGRLYATDLLLTGRTDAVVLTLPGRLLPDPWADLVGALVVAGAFAAFLSTSSGLVVSVAGVLSQDLLPAESSLSGHRFRTSSVRLFRIAAVLAVVVPFTLSLLSYRVGLADTVGLAFALAASTFCPLLVLGIWWRGLTATGAVAGLLTGGTLAGAAVTTTMLRGPLDGWAGALLAQPAAWTVPAAFAVMVVVSVATSSRVPPHVGRTMVALHAPERRVTRDRVTG
- a CDS encoding sodium:proton antiporter → MALVVGVLFGAGTFLLLQRALTRVLIGLTMITHGGNLLLLVAGGRAGEPPFVAADGSLPEGVADPLPQAFALTAIVISFAVSALLLALAYRSFVLTRDDAVQDDVEDRRIARLAEHP
- a CDS encoding cation transporter, translated to MTPPRPAGAQGPQRSVVLESSVRLVFHAILATSLFFLVSGHNSPGGGFIGGLVAGSAFVLRYLAGGQQREGSLRFRPEKVLGLGLLVASLAAVVPWFSGGQVLESGYTYLTIPVLGRLPLTSVLVFDTGVFLIVVGIVLTVLSTLGSQATSALGRIEQSEQAGTEQSEQAGTEQSEQAEGQVRP
- the acs gene encoding acetate--CoA ligase, producing MTQQTGLENLLQENRRFPPSEEFAAQAVAGPDLYEAAAADRLGFWADQARSLLTWSQDFGQTLDWSQAPFAKWFVGGRLNAAYNCVDRHVEAGLGDRVALHFEGEPGDTRDLTYADLQREVSRAANALTDLGVRTGDRVAIYMPMIPETAVAMLACARIGAPHSVVFGGFSADALRSRIEDAEARVVITADGGYRRGKPSALKPAVDAALAKGADSVEHVLVVRRTGQEVDWTEGRDVWWHDALAAASETHDPVDVDSEHPLFILYTSGTTGKPKGILHTTGGYLTHVAYTHRVVFDLKPERDVYWCTADVGWVTGHSYIVYGPMANGATQVMYEGTPDTPHQGRFWEIVQRYGVSILYTAPTLIRTMMKWGEQVPAQYDLSSLRLLGSVGEPINPEAWIWYRRVIGGDRTPVVDTWWQTETGGIMISPLPGVTAAKPGSAQVPLPGVSADVVDDTGRPVPPGGGGYLVLTEPWPGMLRGIWGDPERYKETYWSRFENMYFAGDGAKKDEDGDIWLLGRVDDVMNVSGHRLSTTEIESALVSHPKVAEAAVVGASDETTGQAVCAFVILRGSAGDGGEDIVEELRQHVAQEIGAIAKPRQIMVVSELPKTRSGKIMRRLLRDVAEHREVGDVTTLADSTVMDLIAKGMSTPGATAQE
- a CDS encoding response regulator transcription factor; translation: MSEGTSLRALVVDDELPALSELTYLLDRDPRVAEVTTASSATEALKALETRTVDVVFSDIKMPGLDGLDLARVLARFARRPQVVFVTAYDEHAVDAFEVRAVDYVMKPVRAERLAEAVRRVVDAGTPEPAGAAAADETIPVELGGVTRFVQRSQVRYVEAQGDYARLHTEDGSHLIRVPLSTLEERWGEAGFVRIHRSTLVSLDHVDEVRTDGGRCTVRLGGTELQVSRRHTRDLRARLARPSSLARDR